The DNA sequence TGGACCACGGCCATCGGTACGGCCGTGTCCTCCCCCGCGATGCCGACCAGCGGGGAGGCCACGGCGCCGATGAGGAACGAGGTGGTGCCGAGCAGCGCGGAGGCGGAGCCCGCCGCGTGCTTGGTGCGCATCAGGGCCTGGGCGTTGGTGTTCGGCATCGCGAGGCCCATCGCCGACATCAGGACGAAGAGCCCGGCCGCGACCGGCACGAGGCCGACCTCGCCGAAGACGCCGGTCGTCATGAGCAGCAGCGCGACGGCGGCCAGCACGATCACCGCGAGGCCGAAGCCGAGCACCTTGTCGAGGCTGATCCGGCCGACGAGGAGCTTGCCGTTGATCTGGCCGACGGTGATCAGGCCGATCGAGTTGAGCCCGAAGAGCAGGCTGAAGGTCTGCGGCGAGGCCCCGTAGATCTCCTGCACGACGAACGGGGAGGCGGCGATGTACGCGAACAGGACCGCGAAGGCGAGCCCGCCCGCGACCATGTAGCCGGTGAAGACCCGGTCGGCGAGGAGCCCGCGCATGGTGCGCAGGGCGTCGGCGACGCCGCCGGTGTGGCGGTCGGCGGGCGGCAGCGTCTCGTGGAGCCATTTCCAGACGACCAGGGTGAGCACGATGCCGACGGCGGTCAGCACGACGAAGATGCCCCGCCAGTCGGTGATCCGCAGGACCTGCCCGCCGATCACCGGGGCGATGACCGGGGCGACGCCGGAGATCAGCATCAGGGTGGAGAAGAACCGGGCCATCTCCACGCCGTCGTAGAGGTCGCGCACCACGGCCCGCGCGATGACGATGCCGGCCGCGCCGGCGAGCCCCTGGAGGAGGCGGAAGCCGATGAGGAGTTCGGCGGTGGGGGCCAGGGCGCAGATCGCGGTGGCGAGGACGTAGACGACCATGCCGAGGAGCAGCGGCTTGCGGCGGCCCCAGCGGTCGCTCATCGGTCCGACGACGAGCTGGCCGAGCGCCATGCCGGCCAGGCACGCGGTCAGGGTGAGCTGGACGGTGGCGGCGGGGGCGCCCAGGGAGTCGGTGACGGCGGGGAGCGCGGGGAGGTACATGTCCATGGACAGCGGCGGGAGTGCGGTGAGCCCGCCGAGGACCATGGTGACCAGGAGGCCGGTGCGCCGGGCGGCCTTCGCCGCCGGGCCGGGGAGTCCGGCGGATCCCGAGAGGCCGGGGGTGGCCGGCAGGTCGGGGGCTCCCGGCAGCCCGGCCGGGGCGGTGACCTGCGGGGCGGCGGGGTCGACGGAGAGGGCGCCCGCGTCCCCGTGCGGGACCGGCCGGCCGTCGGCCCCGGTCCCGGTGGTGGGTATGTGCGCTGACTGGGCCCGGCTGCCGCCGCTGTCCGGCATTCTCGTCTCCACATCGTTGAATACGCATCTATGCTCTCAGCTCGGCCGGAGTGGTCGATACCTTTTTTCGGGCGGGCTGGGGTGGCGGGCATGGGTGGGTCGGTGCGCTGGGGTGTTCTGGCGACGGGCGGCATAGCCGCGAGGTTCACGGCGGACGTACAGGGGCTTCCCGACGCCGAGGTGGTGGCGGTGGCCTCGCGTACGGAGGCCTCGGCGCGGGACTTCGCCGAGCGGCACGGGATCGGGCGGGCCTACGGCAGCTGGGCGGAGCTGGTCGCCGACGACGAGGTGGACGTGGTGTACGTGGCCACCCCGCACTCGGCGCACCACGCGGCGGCCTCGCTGGCGCTGCGGGCCGGGAAGCACGTGCTGTGCGAGAAGGCGTTCACGCTCAACAGCCGGGAGGCGAAGGAGCTGGTGGCCCTCGCCCGGGACCGCGGTCTCTTCCTGATGGAGGCCATGTGGACCTATCTCAACCCGGTGGTCCGCCGCCTCACCGAGCTGGTCCGGGACGGGGCGATCGGCGAGATCCGGACCGTACAGGCGGACTTCGGCTTCGCGGGCGACTTCGCTCCCGGGCACCGGCTGCGCGACCCGGACCTGGGCGGCGGGGCGCTGCTGGACCTCGGGGTCTACCCGGTGTCGTTCGCGCAGCTGCTGCTGGGCGAGCCGGACCGGATCCAGGCCGACGCGCTGTTGTCCCCGGAGGGCGTCGACCTGAACACGGGGATGCTGCTCGGCTGGGACTCCGGCGCGACCGCGCTGCTCTCGTGCTCGATCGTCGGCCACCACCCGACGGCGGCCACCGTCATCGGCACGGCCGGGCGGATCGACCTCCCGCGCGACTTCTTCCACCCGGACCACTTCGTCCTGCGGCGGGCGGGCGCGGAGCCGGAGACGATCACCTCGGGGCCGGGACCGCGGGGGCTGACGGGCATGCAGTACGAGGCCGCCGAGGTGATGCGGGCGGTGCGGGCGGGCGAGAGCGAGTCCCCGCTCGTCCCGCTGGAGGGTTCGCTGGCGGTGATGCGGACGCTCGACGCGGTACGGGACCGTATCGGCGTCCGCTACCCGGCGGACCGCTGAGCCCGCTGCCGCGGGCGTGAGGCGCTACGCGGGCGTGAGCCCGGGGTTTCCCGCCTCGGTGACGAAGGAGGCCGCCGTGG is a window from the Streptomyces sp. MMBL 11-1 genome containing:
- a CDS encoding Gfo/Idh/MocA family protein, with product MGGSVRWGVLATGGIAARFTADVQGLPDAEVVAVASRTEASARDFAERHGIGRAYGSWAELVADDEVDVVYVATPHSAHHAAASLALRAGKHVLCEKAFTLNSREAKELVALARDRGLFLMEAMWTYLNPVVRRLTELVRDGAIGEIRTVQADFGFAGDFAPGHRLRDPDLGGGALLDLGVYPVSFAQLLLGEPDRIQADALLSPEGVDLNTGMLLGWDSGATALLSCSIVGHHPTAATVIGTAGRIDLPRDFFHPDHFVLRRAGAEPETITSGPGPRGLTGMQYEAAEVMRAVRAGESESPLVPLEGSLAVMRTLDAVRDRIGVRYPADR
- a CDS encoding Bcr/CflA family efflux MFS transporter, which encodes MPDSGGSRAQSAHIPTTGTGADGRPVPHGDAGALSVDPAAPQVTAPAGLPGAPDLPATPGLSGSAGLPGPAAKAARRTGLLVTMVLGGLTALPPLSMDMYLPALPAVTDSLGAPAATVQLTLTACLAGMALGQLVVGPMSDRWGRRKPLLLGMVVYVLATAICALAPTAELLIGFRLLQGLAGAAGIVIARAVVRDLYDGVEMARFFSTLMLISGVAPVIAPVIGGQVLRITDWRGIFVVLTAVGIVLTLVVWKWLHETLPPADRHTGGVADALRTMRGLLADRVFTGYMVAGGLAFAVLFAYIAASPFVVQEIYGASPQTFSLLFGLNSIGLITVGQINGKLLVGRISLDKVLGFGLAVIVLAAVALLLMTTGVFGEVGLVPVAAGLFVLMSAMGLAMPNTNAQALMRTKHAAGSASALLGTTSFLIGAVASPLVGIAGEDTAVPMAVVQVVCALSAVACFLLLCRPWRRAGREAAGI